One stretch of Novosphingobium pentaromativorans US6-1 DNA includes these proteins:
- a CDS encoding carboxymuconolactone decarboxylase family protein, which translates to MSGRIPRLSFEEMAPRLQGILRSRVERLGYLGEFFQYSGALPDVLAPYMEMTEALKQALPDRLTETGALTVARLMGNAYELHQHERLSVKRGFGEDWVAAVERLSPDDAPLLSGKERAVQRLAMAMVERRGVGVSREIEVAIEQVGADQALAVMFLVGRYITHALIVNGLELQPPVPSIFEKLGS; encoded by the coding sequence ATGAGCGGACGTATCCCGCGCTTGAGCTTTGAAGAAATGGCTCCGCGACTCCAGGGAATCTTGCGTTCGCGGGTGGAGCGGCTGGGCTATCTCGGCGAGTTTTTCCAATACAGTGGTGCGCTGCCCGATGTGCTTGCGCCTTACATGGAAATGACCGAGGCGCTCAAGCAGGCGCTTCCCGACCGTTTGACGGAAACCGGCGCGCTGACGGTCGCGAGACTCATGGGCAACGCATATGAATTGCATCAGCATGAGAGACTCTCGGTCAAGCGCGGCTTTGGCGAGGATTGGGTTGCTGCCGTCGAGCGGCTTTCGCCTGATGATGCGCCGCTGCTCTCGGGTAAGGAGCGTGCCGTGCAGCGGCTGGCCATGGCGATGGTCGAACGTCGCGGAGTAGGCGTCTCGCGCGAAATCGAGGTTGCTATCGAACAGGTCGGCGCGGATCAGGCCTTGGCCGTGATGTTTCTTGTCGGGCGCTACATCACGCACGCGCTGATCGTGAACGGCCTCGAACTTCAGCCTCCGGTCCCTTCGATTTTCGAAAAGCTTGGCTCATGA
- a CDS encoding ornithine cyclodeaminase family protein: MSEALWITEGEVVSLLALPEVIEALRWGLGEQAAGRASNMTKTQLTWGGGSTLHAIGALFESGPIVGTKTWTHTKGGANPLLLLFDAGKGKLLAVIEAFALGQMRTAGISGLATDHLADSAARTMAMIGTGKQSLAQVAAVAAVRPLERVAIWSPTEANRRALAEKVRDRLSLEAVAAGSLEEALAGASVVTLATRAGAPFISRDALATGVHLNAIGAIGPDRIEFEPQLLDRATVCAADSISQVRRLSREFMAAFDDDEAKWTRLRPLSELVATRFQRPADADLTVFKAMGMGISDLSVGIEALRRARAKGMGRQLTSTTFHEPRLRLDP, from the coding sequence ATGAGCGAAGCTCTCTGGATCACCGAAGGCGAAGTGGTTTCGCTGCTGGCGCTGCCGGAAGTGATCGAGGCATTGCGCTGGGGTCTTGGCGAACAAGCGGCCGGCCGCGCCAGCAACATGACCAAGACGCAACTGACTTGGGGTGGCGGCTCGACCCTGCATGCCATTGGCGCGCTATTCGAAAGCGGGCCCATTGTCGGCACCAAGACCTGGACCCACACCAAAGGCGGCGCCAATCCCCTGCTGTTGCTGTTTGACGCGGGCAAGGGGAAACTGCTTGCCGTGATCGAGGCTTTCGCACTGGGGCAGATGCGTACGGCGGGGATCAGCGGCCTGGCAACCGATCACCTTGCTGATAGCGCAGCGCGGACAATGGCCATGATCGGCACTGGCAAGCAAAGTCTGGCGCAAGTCGCCGCCGTCGCTGCGGTGCGCCCGCTCGAACGAGTGGCCATCTGGAGTCCGACCGAAGCCAACCGCCGGGCGCTGGCGGAAAAAGTGCGCGACCGACTTTCGTTGGAGGCCGTGGCGGCAGGATCGTTGGAAGAAGCTCTGGCGGGGGCTTCGGTCGTCACTTTGGCGACGCGGGCCGGAGCGCCCTTTATTTCGCGCGATGCGCTTGCGACTGGCGTGCATCTCAATGCCATCGGCGCAATAGGGCCGGACCGGATTGAGTTTGAGCCACAGCTTTTGGACCGCGCGACGGTTTGTGCTGCTGACAGCATATCGCAGGTGCGGAGGCTTAGCCGGGAATTCATGGCTGCCTTCGATGACGATGAGGCGAAGTGGACGCGGCTGAGGCCGTTGAGCGAACTGGTGGCGACGCGATTCCAAAGACCCGCCGACGCCGATCTCACGGTTTTCAAGGCGATGGGCATGGGGATTTCCGACTTGTCTGTCGGGATCGAGGCACTTCGGCGGGCACGCGCGAAAGGCATGGGGCGTCAGCTGACAAGCACCACTTTTCATGAGCCGAGACTGCGGCTCGATCCGTGA
- a CDS encoding cupin domain-containing protein — protein sequence MTNRNILDGSGPLLPQSALWEPFIFTKEEIDAEIERLAAIPKPANGRRRSYFVHPANRRSVGLGPGIQVSLDVLLPGEETATFRQNSSQVNFVIRGQGRSEIDGQVRDTSLYDVWNTPSMRVYLHKNTGDDLYARLTYSNAALLEMMNIHFQEENPDIASPSENGHGSEEYDPTKVNPFGTFQLNEGGAWLMPYERLIDPPCHESPALFWPWADVKEHLDKLEALGKEYVGRRLYLLWNPATGRTNGTTPNFFATMTLRPPKIVDRPHRHSSAAINYYFSGSGRSTVEGKVYEWKAGDLMLSAPGWAVHNHASFDEPVYELTIQDQPLNIVMESLLWQESLKEPPALLGVQQGFATNRVEVAA from the coding sequence ATGACGAACAGGAATATTCTGGATGGCAGTGGTCCGCTCTTGCCTCAGTCGGCGCTGTGGGAACCATTTATTTTCACAAAAGAGGAGATCGACGCGGAAATCGAGCGGCTAGCCGCTATTCCCAAGCCTGCCAACGGGCGCCGCAGGTCTTATTTTGTCCATCCAGCTAACCGTAGATCGGTCGGGCTTGGCCCCGGTATCCAGGTATCGCTCGATGTGCTTCTCCCGGGGGAGGAAACAGCGACCTTCCGCCAGAACTCGAGTCAAGTGAATTTCGTGATCCGGGGGCAGGGACGCAGCGAGATCGATGGTCAGGTTCGCGATACTTCCCTTTATGACGTGTGGAACACGCCTTCGATGCGGGTTTATCTGCACAAGAACACCGGAGACGATCTTTACGCTCGGCTGACTTACTCCAACGCGGCGCTGCTCGAGATGATGAACATCCATTTCCAGGAGGAAAATCCGGATATCGCGTCGCCCTCGGAAAACGGCCACGGCTCTGAGGAGTACGATCCTACGAAGGTCAATCCATTCGGAACGTTCCAACTGAATGAGGGTGGGGCGTGGCTGATGCCATACGAGCGCCTGATCGATCCGCCATGCCACGAAAGCCCGGCGCTGTTCTGGCCGTGGGCAGACGTAAAGGAGCATCTCGACAAGCTTGAGGCGCTTGGGAAGGAATACGTTGGGCGTAGGCTCTATCTCTTGTGGAATCCCGCTACCGGCCGGACCAATGGAACGACGCCGAACTTCTTCGCCACCATGACCCTTCGCCCGCCGAAGATAGTGGATCGGCCGCATCGACATTCGTCAGCGGCGATAAACTACTACTTCTCCGGTTCAGGCCGATCGACGGTGGAAGGCAAGGTCTATGAGTGGAAAGCCGGCGATCTTATGCTTTCGGCGCCGGGCTGGGCGGTTCACAATCACGCGAGCTTCGATGAGCCGGTTTATGAACTCACTATCCAGGATCAACCGCTCAACATCGTGATGGAATCCCTGCTTTGGCAGGAAAGCCTTAAGGAACCTCCTGCCCTGCTGGGGGTTCAGCAGGGATTTGCGACAAACCGTGTCGAGGTGGCGGCTTGA
- a CDS encoding aldolase/citrate lyase family protein yields MNPFKAAIGARRAQIGLWQALASPYTAEICAGSGFDWLLIDAEHAPNDIPLVLAQLQATAAYPVEPMVRIPSADAVLIKQYLDIGARSLMVPMVETAEMATGIVRATRYPPHGIRGVGSAIGRASRWNRRAGYLQKASEEICVVVQLETVAAIKNLHAIAQVEGVDGIFLGPSDLAADMGYLGNAQHCDVQMLIENALAELNKLGVPAGILMADEALAKRYLELGVSFIAVGTDISLLARGAEQLCARFRSMNGES; encoded by the coding sequence ATGAATCCGTTCAAGGCGGCCATCGGAGCAAGGCGCGCGCAGATCGGCCTGTGGCAGGCGCTGGCCTCTCCCTACACGGCTGAAATTTGCGCAGGCTCGGGTTTTGACTGGCTGCTGATCGATGCGGAACACGCGCCGAACGACATTCCGCTAGTTCTTGCCCAGCTTCAGGCCACGGCTGCCTATCCTGTTGAACCAATGGTGCGCATTCCAAGCGCAGATGCGGTCTTGATCAAGCAATACCTCGATATCGGTGCGCGCTCCCTGATGGTTCCCATGGTCGAAACGGCAGAGATGGCCACAGGGATAGTCCGGGCGACGCGTTATCCACCACATGGCATCCGGGGCGTTGGTTCGGCAATCGGGCGCGCAAGTCGCTGGAACCGCAGGGCGGGGTATCTGCAAAAGGCCTCAGAAGAAATCTGTGTAGTCGTGCAACTGGAGACCGTTGCGGCCATCAAAAACCTGCATGCCATTGCACAAGTCGAAGGTGTTGACGGGATATTTTTGGGGCCTTCGGATCTCGCCGCAGACATGGGATACCTCGGCAATGCGCAACATTGTGATGTTCAGATGTTGATCGAGAATGCCTTGGCAGAGCTCAACAAGCTTGGCGTCCCGGCCGGAATATTGATGGCGGATGAGGCATTGGCCAAGCGTTATCTAGAACTTGGCGTCAGTTTCATTGCCGTTGGGACCGATATTTCTCTCCTTGCGCGCGGAGCTGAGCAACTGTGCGCTCGGTTCCGATCAATGAATGGGGAAAGCTGA
- a CDS encoding LLM class flavin-dependent oxidoreductase, whose protein sequence is MSNRMHSANALKIGLFGANCSNGLAATTVPERWEANWDNNLSLARMADEAGLEFMLPIARWRGFGGESQFQESVLETVTWAAGLLAATTGITVFATTHVSYFHPVVAAKQIATMDHIGGGRYGLNIVCGWSQAEFDMFGIKLSLETEGRYEYGQEWFDIVRKIWTSSEPFDWSGKYFNLRGVKGHPKPTGGVLPPIMNAGASGPGQDFGARNADSCFITMVSPEKGKMEVEAIKRSAKEKYLRDVTVSTNCYVVCRNTRKEAEEYHRYYTEECGDHEAAENLMSSLGVSSKSFSAEHYKLYKTRFLGGHGGYPIIGSPDDVADELEKISHAGYASVALSFVNYLNELPLFRDEVLTRLAARGVRA, encoded by the coding sequence ATGAGCAACAGGATGCACAGCGCCAATGCCTTGAAGATTGGTCTCTTCGGCGCGAACTGTTCCAATGGCCTTGCAGCCACGACAGTGCCAGAACGGTGGGAGGCGAACTGGGATAACAATCTCTCGCTTGCTCGCATGGCTGATGAAGCGGGTCTGGAGTTCATGCTTCCGATCGCGCGCTGGCGCGGTTTTGGGGGAGAATCGCAGTTTCAGGAGAGCGTCTTGGAGACGGTTACTTGGGCGGCGGGACTTCTCGCGGCCACTACCGGGATAACGGTATTTGCCACAACACACGTTTCCTACTTTCATCCGGTGGTCGCGGCCAAGCAGATTGCGACAATGGATCACATCGGTGGCGGACGATACGGGCTCAATATAGTCTGCGGTTGGAGTCAGGCTGAATTTGACATGTTCGGAATCAAGCTCTCGCTTGAGACCGAGGGAAGGTATGAATACGGCCAGGAGTGGTTCGACATTGTTCGCAAAATTTGGACGAGCAGCGAGCCATTCGACTGGAGCGGCAAATATTTCAATTTGCGCGGCGTGAAGGGGCATCCAAAGCCGACAGGTGGCGTGCTCCCTCCCATCATGAACGCCGGAGCGTCGGGTCCCGGCCAGGATTTCGGAGCGAGGAACGCCGATAGTTGCTTTATCACGATGGTCTCACCCGAAAAAGGCAAGATGGAAGTGGAGGCGATCAAGCGGAGCGCCAAAGAAAAATACCTTAGAGATGTAACAGTATCTACTAACTGCTATGTTGTTTGCCGAAATACGCGCAAGGAAGCAGAAGAATATCACCGATACTATACGGAAGAATGCGGAGATCATGAGGCGGCAGAAAATCTTATGTCTTCACTTGGCGTGAGTAGTAAATCATTTTCTGCAGAGCATTACAAATTATACAAAACCAGATTTCTTGGGGGCCACGGAGGCTATCCTATCATCGGAAGTCCGGATGACGTTGCGGATGAACTGGAGAAGATTTCGCATGCCGGTTACGCCAGCGTTGCTTTGAGCTTTGTCAATTATCTGAACGAGCTTCCATTGTTCAGGGATGAAGTTTTGACGAGACTAGCCGCAAGGGGTGTAAGAGCTTGA
- a CDS encoding IS3 family transposase (programmed frameshift): MKKTRKRYSAEFKAKVAMEAIRGELTLAELAAKHGVHHTMIGGWKRQAVDGMASLFDGGEQASKTETEAEIEKLHAKIGQLLVERDFLGESLRSMSAGQRRLLIEPAHQRLSIAAQCRLLSISRSSYYYTPAPQSEETLALMRVIDETFMDCPWYGSRQMVRHLQRLGHAVGRRRVRRLMAQMGLAAIYQRPRTSDPHPEHRIYPYLLRDMKIERPNQVWCADVTYLPMRRGFLYLVAIMDWATRKVLAWRLSNTMDAAFCVEALEDAMARFGKPDIFNTDQGSQFTSQAFTGVLRAAEVKISMDGKGRWMDNVFIERLWRSVKYECVYLHAFETGSELRAGLSRWFAYYNHHRPHSRLAGKTPAEAYGQIDASDHGGHAPHDLITRMAA; this comes from the exons ATGAAGAAGACGAGAAAGCGCTACAGCGCGGAATTCAAGGCGAAAGTTGCGATGGAGGCGATCCGTGGTGAACTGACGCTGGCGGAACTGGCTGCGAAGCACGGCGTCCACCATACGATGATCGGGGGATGGAAGCGTCAGGCGGTGGACGGGATGGCCAGCCTGTTCGACGGCGGTGAGCAGGCGTCGAAGACGGAGACCGAAGCGGAAATCGAGAAGCTGCATGCCAAGATCGGGCAATTGCTGGTGGAGCGGGATTTTTTGG GCGAAAGCCTCCGGTCGATGAGCGCGGGCCAGAGGCGATTGCTGATCGAGCCTGCTCACCAGCGCCTGTCGATCGCGGCGCAGTGCCGCCTGCTGTCGATCAGCCGGTCTTCCTATTATTATACGCCTGCGCCTCAGAGCGAGGAGACGCTGGCGCTGATGCGGGTAATCGACGAGACGTTCATGGACTGTCCGTGGTACGGCAGCCGGCAGATGGTGCGGCACCTGCAGCGGCTTGGTCATGCGGTGGGCCGCCGCCGGGTACGACGGCTGATGGCGCAGATGGGGCTGGCGGCGATCTACCAGCGCCCGCGCACGAGCGATCCGCACCCGGAGCATCGGATTTATCCCTATCTGCTGCGGGACATGAAGATCGAGCGGCCCAATCAGGTGTGGTGTGCGGACGTGACATATCTACCGATGCGCCGAGGCTTCCTCTATCTCGTTGCGATCATGGATTGGGCCACCCGCAAGGTGCTGGCCTGGCGATTGTCCAATACCATGGACGCGGCTTTTTGCGTCGAGGCTCTGGAGGATGCCATGGCCCGCTTTGGCAAGCCGGACATCTTCAACACCGATCAGGGCAGCCAGTTCACTTCGCAGGCCTTCACCGGCGTGCTGCGGGCGGCCGAAGTGAAAATCAGCATGGATGGCAAGGGGCGCTGGATGGACAACGTCTTCATCGAGCGCCTGTGGCGCTCGGTGAAGTACGAGTGCGTCTATCTGCACGCCTTCGAGACGGGTTCCGAACTGCGCGCAGGCCTGTCCCGCTGGTTCGCCTATTACAACCATCACCGGCCTCACTCACGCCTTGCAGGCAAAACCCCGGCAGAGGCATATGGGCAAATCGACGCTTCAGATCATGGGGGGCATGCCCCCCATGATCTGATCACCAGAATGGCGGCGTAA
- a CDS encoding TonB-dependent receptor → MNVTKDKAVRSKISYFGYSTALAGLLSFGNNALAQTAVSNEQAAEPNGTVGIEEIIVTAQKKSENVQKVGIAIQAFTGDDLAERGIQSSTQLVDVTPGLALSSAGGGTESHFSIRGVTQSDYNDIVESPNAVYLDDGYMPFQGAQTFMMMDLERVEIQKGPQGTLFGRNATGGLIQFISRKPSLTEYSGYLSLEAGMLDSPTNPLRTTVEGAVGGPISDKLGFRIAAKGFKLSPFVINRYPEQLFEGPLSGDGADLGAERMLAVRGILLFKPSESFSSELTGFVLRRTMSAGLFEQEQAASVIDRNGTWVDTVVIGPNETRLSIGPGGADAGWDVQNTGIFTPGPPERPVPGGDYFGFTGIKPWVTSSSYGFDKAGHVDMEGVNLKNTWDISGAITLTSVSDYKKLSKLQTSNGGSGPTALIFPTIGNEAWSFTQELRLNGKAGNLQWQAGAFYLHTDIDANSALGIGLANPQISLSTLASQKTNSYSIFAQGDWSFADKWKLILGGRYTQEKKRSLVTQTSFLRPTELYYPRTITDPGYIATIGPLPGGLPFAGRSDDGLWAMKAQINYSPTNDMLLYAGVNRGVKAGGFNSPLAGGLPIPASLLSYKPEVIWAFEGGVKSSWFDNRLQANLSIFHYDYRDYQAFLFAGVGGIVLNRDSKTNGGELSIKAVPARGLNITAGVSYTDAKVYNFPTDVTEQVVRTVRPSFTPKWRSNLDARYSHSFHNGTLTWDANWTYRSSMFFSLRNFSAVSDVGHSKFGAGISWEDQSEQLTFGLRVENLANERIKTSVFDVASVCGCVDVSYELPRVYTLSVRYNF, encoded by the coding sequence ATGAACGTTACTAAGGATAAGGCGGTAAGGTCGAAAATTTCATACTTCGGGTATTCGACGGCTCTTGCCGGGCTTCTGTCGTTTGGGAATAATGCTCTTGCTCAAACAGCAGTATCCAATGAACAAGCAGCAGAGCCCAATGGAACTGTCGGCATCGAGGAAATCATCGTTACTGCACAGAAGAAGTCGGAAAACGTTCAGAAGGTCGGGATTGCCATTCAGGCTTTCACGGGCGACGATCTGGCCGAGCGCGGAATTCAATCAAGTACGCAATTGGTTGATGTCACGCCCGGCCTCGCTCTATCTAGCGCCGGTGGCGGCACAGAGAGCCACTTTTCCATTCGCGGTGTGACGCAGAGCGATTACAATGACATTGTCGAGTCTCCGAATGCGGTTTACCTGGACGATGGCTATATGCCCTTCCAGGGCGCTCAGACCTTCATGATGATGGATTTGGAGCGCGTTGAGATACAAAAAGGGCCGCAAGGCACGCTCTTCGGCCGAAATGCAACCGGTGGCCTTATCCAGTTCATTTCGAGGAAGCCGAGCCTGACCGAGTATTCCGGCTATCTTTCGTTGGAGGCTGGTATGTTGGATAGCCCGACGAACCCGCTGCGCACCACAGTTGAGGGGGCCGTTGGAGGGCCGATCTCAGACAAGCTTGGTTTCCGGATTGCCGCAAAAGGCTTCAAGCTCTCGCCCTTCGTGATCAACAGGTATCCCGAACAGCTATTCGAAGGCCCGCTTTCGGGCGACGGCGCAGACCTTGGTGCCGAACGCATGCTGGCGGTACGCGGCATTCTCCTTTTCAAGCCGAGCGAGTCGTTTTCAAGCGAGCTCACCGGCTTTGTCTTGCGCCGAACAATGTCGGCGGGTTTATTTGAGCAAGAACAGGCCGCTTCCGTCATCGATAGAAATGGCACGTGGGTCGATACGGTTGTGATTGGCCCAAATGAAACGAGACTGTCGATCGGCCCGGGTGGTGCCGATGCCGGTTGGGACGTCCAAAACACAGGCATCTTCACACCTGGACCTCCGGAAAGACCGGTTCCTGGCGGTGATTATTTCGGTTTTACGGGAATAAAGCCTTGGGTGACGTCTAGCTCTTACGGCTTTGACAAGGCGGGCCATGTCGACATGGAAGGCGTCAACCTGAAAAACACTTGGGATATCTCGGGTGCGATTACGCTGACGTCCGTCAGCGACTACAAGAAATTGTCAAAGCTGCAAACCTCCAACGGCGGTTCCGGACCGACTGCTTTAATATTCCCGACTATCGGCAATGAAGCCTGGTCATTTACCCAGGAACTTCGTCTCAATGGAAAGGCCGGAAACCTGCAGTGGCAAGCAGGCGCGTTTTACTTGCATACTGATATTGATGCGAACAGTGCGCTTGGCATCGGCCTTGCAAATCCACAAATATCCTTGAGCACGCTGGCATCCCAAAAAACCAATTCCTATTCCATTTTTGCGCAGGGCGACTGGTCCTTCGCGGACAAATGGAAGTTGATTCTAGGCGGACGCTATACGCAAGAGAAAAAACGTTCTTTGGTAACACAAACTAGTTTCCTTCGACCCACTGAGTTGTACTATCCGAGGACTATAACGGACCCGGGCTACATCGCCACCATTGGGCCTCTCCCAGGTGGGCTTCCCTTTGCCGGCAGGTCAGACGATGGCCTCTGGGCAATGAAAGCACAGATCAACTACAGCCCGACCAACGATATGCTGCTTTATGCGGGCGTGAACAGGGGGGTCAAAGCGGGTGGCTTCAATTCTCCTCTTGCCGGCGGGCTTCCAATTCCTGCAAGTCTTCTATCTTACAAGCCAGAGGTGATTTGGGCTTTTGAAGGGGGCGTAAAGTCCTCGTGGTTTGATAATAGGCTTCAGGCAAACCTGTCGATCTTCCATTACGACTACAGGGATTACCAGGCATTCTTGTTCGCTGGCGTCGGCGGTATCGTTCTAAATCGGGATTCAAAGACGAACGGCGGCGAACTTTCGATTAAGGCTGTTCCAGCGCGCGGGTTAAACATTACGGCCGGGGTTTCGTACACCGATGCGAAAGTCTACAATTTTCCTACCGACGTGACCGAGCAAGTGGTCCGCACCGTAAGGCCTTCATTCACTCCGAAATGGCGTTCGAACCTCGATGCGCGCTATTCTCATTCGTTCCATAACGGAACTCTAACTTGGGATGCGAACTGGACATATCGAAGCTCAATGTTCTTTTCGCTTCGCAATTTTTCAGCGGTGTCGGACGTGGGGCACAGCAAATTCGGCGCTGGAATTAGCTGGGAGGATCAGTCGGAACAGCTCACTTTTGGGCTGAGAGTGGAGAACTTGGCAAACGAACGGATCAAGACCTCGGTGTTCGACGTCGCGTCGGTGTGCGGGTGCGTTGACGTGAGTTATGAATTGCCGAGGGTTTACACGCTTTCAGTGAGGTATAACTTTTAA
- a CDS encoding aromatic ring-hydroxylating oxygenase subunit alpha has translation MNHKFGASPTDELIDDIRRDLDIGLIAPAVFSDPDLYQAELRRVFTRTWVFLGHESEIPNRGDFVQRNIGEDPFIVIRDDKGEIRVLLNACRHRGAHVCRVQAGNARMFVCPYHGWTYANSGKLSGVPVKNLGYAKLKLDEWGLYSAPNVTVYSGLIFANLNKDAISFEEYLGDFAWYLDINLHLSEGGMEVLGEPHRWLVDANWKQGAENFCGDSAHTQMTHRSALEIGVADLSSAGAPKPDAGVHVHDISGHAVSIRRRPGEKPFFSYPPEVKRHFRPGALNEQQFALAEESLLHNGTLFPNFSFLHIGLSEESGKEAAGFLTVRLWMPKGPRQTEIVSWILAPKEASEEYKRRAYRIGMSSFSPSGNFEQDDVSVWPGGARTGGSIFAAMNHMRYNYQMGLGDMSPLPPKEIWDGPGIADSSNAGEGGLRSFHKTWLKWMKGSGRNVADPSN, from the coding sequence ATGAATCACAAATTTGGTGCCTCACCGACCGATGAGTTGATCGACGACATTCGGAGAGATCTGGATATCGGCTTGATTGCCCCTGCAGTTTTTAGCGATCCAGACCTATATCAAGCTGAGCTTCGACGGGTTTTTACGCGTACTTGGGTATTTCTTGGGCATGAATCCGAGATCCCCAACCGGGGCGATTTTGTGCAGAGGAATATCGGCGAGGATCCCTTCATTGTCATCAGGGATGACAAGGGAGAGATTCGGGTTCTGCTGAATGCGTGTCGGCATCGCGGTGCTCATGTTTGCCGGGTTCAGGCTGGTAACGCCCGCATGTTCGTCTGCCCATATCACGGTTGGACATATGCAAATTCTGGTAAACTGTCCGGTGTGCCAGTGAAGAACTTGGGGTACGCCAAGCTTAAACTCGACGAATGGGGCTTGTATTCGGCACCGAACGTAACTGTATATTCAGGGCTTATATTTGCGAATCTGAACAAAGATGCGATTTCCTTCGAAGAATACCTCGGTGACTTTGCGTGGTATTTGGATATCAACTTACATTTATCCGAAGGGGGCATGGAAGTGTTGGGCGAGCCGCATCGCTGGCTTGTCGATGCAAATTGGAAGCAGGGGGCAGAAAATTTTTGTGGAGACAGCGCCCATACCCAGATGACGCATCGATCCGCGCTTGAAATTGGAGTAGCAGACCTTTCTTCTGCTGGCGCACCAAAACCAGATGCGGGCGTTCATGTTCATGATATCAGTGGGCATGCTGTCAGCATTCGCAGGCGCCCTGGTGAAAAGCCATTCTTCTCTTATCCACCCGAAGTTAAGCGCCACTTTCGTCCCGGGGCATTGAATGAGCAACAATTTGCCCTGGCCGAGGAGTCGCTTCTGCACAATGGAACTCTGTTTCCGAATTTCTCTTTTCTGCACATAGGCCTCAGCGAGGAATCCGGAAAGGAGGCGGCTGGTTTTCTGACTGTTAGATTGTGGATGCCGAAAGGCCCGCGGCAGACGGAGATTGTCAGTTGGATCCTCGCTCCGAAGGAGGCATCCGAGGAATACAAGCGTCGGGCCTACCGCATTGGGATGAGTTCGTTCAGTCCATCCGGAAACTTCGAGCAGGACGATGTATCTGTCTGGCCGGGCGGCGCACGCACAGGCGGTTCGATTTTCGCAGCAATGAATCATATGCGATACAATTATCAGATGGGTCTTGGAGACATGTCGCCATTGCCACCTAAGGAGATCTGGGACGGCCCTGGAATTGCAGATTCCTCAAATGCTGGCGAGGGCGGTCTTCGCTCTTTCCACAAGACATGGCTTAAATGGATGAAAGGTTCGGGCCGTAATGTCGCCGATCCATCAAATTGA
- a CDS encoding aromatic-ring-hydroxylating dioxygenase subunit beta: MHKLDQVRQESFEFAEKISANFLVNEAEILDDQRFSDWLDMLDPDIIYQAPVRTIRENWDQSGISHSAFYFDENMGTLRTRVERLKSRFAWAENPATRTRRFVSNIRVASAEGGLLSVRSNIAVFCYRGDIAAPAILTANRMDDLRLCDEGVRLVRRYAVLDTTVLGLGALSIFV; the protein is encoded by the coding sequence ATGCATAAATTAGATCAGGTCCGTCAAGAATCATTTGAATTCGCGGAGAAAATATCTGCAAACTTTCTAGTAAACGAAGCCGAAATTCTTGATGATCAACGATTTTCGGATTGGCTCGACATGCTTGATCCGGATATAATCTATCAAGCTCCCGTCAGGACTATCCGAGAAAATTGGGATCAAAGCGGCATCAGCCATTCTGCTTTCTACTTCGATGAAAATATGGGCACACTGCGAACAAGGGTAGAAAGACTCAAATCCCGATTTGCTTGGGCGGAAAATCCCGCGACTCGAACCAGAAGGTTCGTGAGCAATATTCGCGTTGCAAGTGCGGAGGGTGGTCTGCTGTCAGTGCGAAGCAACATCGCTGTTTTTTGCTACCGCGGAGACATCGCTGCACCAGCAATCCTTACCGCCAACCGGATGGACGATCTTCGTCTCTGTGATGAGGGAGTGCGACTAGTGCGAAGGTATGCAGTCCTTGACACGACTGTTCTTGGCTTGGGTGCTTTGTCAATATTTGTTTGA